The uncultured Ilyobacter sp. nucleotide sequence ACACCGGTAGTCGCACAGGCTTTTGAAAGCTCTTCTACTGCCATTGCGTACATAAGGTTGTCACCTCCGGCACCACCATATTCTTTTGGAACAGGGATCCCCATAAGTCCTATATCATTCATCTTTTTTACAGTTTCAACTGGAAATCTTTCTTCTTCGTCTATATCTGCAGCTATTGGCTTCACTTCGTTTTCAACAAATTCTCTGATCATCTGTCTAAAAAGCACATGCGTTTTAGGTAACTCGAAATTCATATTTTTCACTCCTCATAATCAAGTTGTTTTTTAATTGAAATATATTATTTTTTCATTATTCTAGCTGTTCCGTCTATTACTACTTTTCCATCTTGATTAGTACATACAGTTTTTAGTATTATTTGATTTTTTTCATCGATAAGCTCTATAATTTCAACTTCAGCAGTAATTGTATCTCCCATATATACCGGTGCCTTAAACTTTAATTCCTGTCCCATGTAAATACTTCCTTCTCCAGGAAGTCTTGTCCCAAGCACTGCTGATATGAGACCGGCAGTTAGCATTCCATGTGCAATTCTTTTTTTAAACATTGTTGTCTTAGCGTATTCCTCATTTAGATGTGCAGGATTTGTATCTAAGCTCACTCCTGAATAGAGTATTACATCTGTCTCAGTTATAGTTTTAGTTATGCTGCTTTTCATTCCAAGCTTTAATTCTGAATATTTCATAGTTGATCTCCTTTTAAATATTATTTAAAGTCTCATTCCACCATTGACACTTAACACATGCCCTGTTACATAGCTAGAATCATCACTAGCAAGGAAAAGAGCCGCTTTAGCAATCTCCTCTGGCTGTCCTAATCTTCCAAGCATAGTAAGTTTAGCAAAATCATCTAAAAGAGGCTGAGGAACAGTTTTTAATATATCCGTCATAACGTATCCCGGTGCTATTGCATTGGCTCTTACTGCGGCTCCCTTTCTAGCAAATTCCTTTGCCCATGTTTTAGCAAGTCCTATTACTCCAGCCTTTGTTGCAGAATAATTTGCCTGACCTATATTTCCATATTCTCCAACTACAGAGGAGATATTTATAATTGATCCATTTCCTTGTTTCATCATGTATGGTCCTACATGTTTTGTTAGATTAAAGACACCTTTAAGATTGACATCTATTACAATGTTCCACATATCATCTGTTATTTTATGTGTAAGGGCATCTCTCGTTATTCCGGCATTGTTTACCAATACGTCAATTTTTCCATATTTTTCAGAAGCATACTTAAATAATTCTTCACACTGAGTAGGATTAGCTACATTTAGCTTATACCCTTCCACGTTTTCCAATGAATAATCAAGATCAGACATATCAGCGGCTATTACTTTTGCTCCTTCACTTGCAAACAACTTAGCCATCTCAAAACCAATACCTTTTGCCCCACCAGTAACTATACAGACTTTGTCTTCTAATCTCATCGTATCTCTCCTTTTTTATATTGATATTTTATTTTTAAAAACTCATAGTTTTTAAATCGATAATTAAATATGAAACATTTATTTCGCTTAAATATGTTTATCACTGCAACAAGTGAATTCATTCACAGTGTATTATAAAATTTTTATTTTGTATAGTCTTATAACCTTTAAAGACTAGATGTTATTTTGTTTGCTAAAGCTTATATTGGGAATTTTATTCACTTAATTTATTTATAAAATTAAAATAATTTATATGATTCTAAAGATTTATAACAAGGACTGAAGATATAAAATCTAAGTCCTTGTTATAAGAAGATTTTTTTAATTTTTAAGGCGAATATCACCAAATATACTATACTCTTTTTATTATTAGAGCAGTTCCCATTCCTCCCCCTATACACAGAGAGGCCAATCCTGTTTTTACGTCTCTTTTTATCATCTCATGGATAAGAGTAGTTGTAATTCTATTCCCAGATGCTCCTACAGGATGTCCTATTGCTATAGCTCCTCCATTAACATTTGTCCTTTCTGAGAACCATTCAAGTGAAACACCGTGCTGTTTTGACAGTTCGGTCATTACACCTAAAGACTGAGCCGCAAAGGCTTCATTTAATTCCAAAAGCTCTATATCTTCAAGCTTCATATCTAATTTACCAAGTGCATTGTTTATTGCAGGAACAGGTCCCATTCCCATTATAGAGGGATCCACTCCTCCTTGACCTGTAGATATTATCTCAGCTATGGGTTTAAGATTATATTTTTCTACCGCTTCTTCAGAGGCAAGAAGTAGCATACTTGCTCCATCATTTAGGCCTGATGCATTTCCTGCTGTTACACTACCGTCTTTTTTAAAGGCTGGTCTTAATTTTGCCAAAATTTCAGGAGTGGTTTTTCTATTTGGATGTTCATCTTGGTCTACAACAACGCTTCCTTTTCTGCTTTTAACTTCTACAGGAACAATTTCACCTTTAAATCTTCCAGAATCCACCGCTGCAATTGCTCTCTTTTGAGATTCCATTGCAAATTTATCTTGAGCATCTCTTGTAAGACCATATTTCTCAACAATATTTTCAGCTGTTATTCCCATATGATAGTCATTAAAAGAATCTGTCAGAGCATCTTTTATCATGTGATCGATCATTTTTATATCAGCCATCTTGTGACCGCCTCTTACTGCTGCAGGAAGTACAAAACCTGCCTGAGACATAGACTCAGTTCCACCAGCAATTATAAGATTGGCTTCCCCTGATTTGATGTTGCTGTAAGCTGAGATTACAGACTTCATTCCGCTTCCGCAGATAATGTTTAGTGAATAAGCCGGAACTTCATAAGGAACTCCTCCTGCCACTGCAGCCTGTCTCCCTATCCCTTGTCCATGACCTGCAGGCAAGACATTTCCAATTACAACTTCGTCAAGATTTTTAGGATCAATACCAGTTTCTTCAACAATATTTCTTATTACTGTCCCTCCAAGTTCAGCTGGAGAAACGCTACTTAATCCACCTAAAAAGGTTCCCACAGGTGTTCTTTTTGCACTTATTACATATACTTTTCTCATATTTATAGTCCCCTTTTATATAATTTTTATTTAGAAAGAAAATTTTAATACTATACTTAAAACTTATTCATTAAAAATTCATTGTTTTTAAATCATTATTTACTATAAGTTTTGCCTCTGTTAAGTCTTGAATTTCTTTCACTGTAGTATCTGGAGCAATTTCCTTTAGAAGCAGTCCTTCAGAAGTTACTTCCATGACTCCTAGCTCTGTGATGATCATATTTACCTGTTTTACAGCTGTAAAAGGTAGGGTGCACTTCTTTAAAATCTTTGCTTTTCCTCTGGCTGTATGAGTCATTGCTATGATTACTTTTTTTGCTCCAACGACTAGATCCATTGCTCCACCCATTCCAGGTACTTTTTTACCAGGAATGATCCAGTTTGCAAGGTTTCCCTCTTCGTCTACCTGAAGTGATCCCAAAACTGTCACATCTACATGTCCCCCACGAATAATACCAAAGGAGGTGGCACTGTCAAATGTTGCTCCGTGTTCAAATATTGTTACCGGCTCTCCTCCGGCATTAGTAAGATCTAAATCTATATTAGATTCATCAGGCTCTGGTCCTAGACCTATAAGTCCGTTTTCAGACTGAAATATAACTTCAACATCATCTTCTATATAGTTCCCAACAAGTGTAGGTAGCCCTATACCCAAGTTTACTACATCTCCTGAAGAAAGTTCCTGTGCAACTCTTTTAGCAATTCTTCCTTTTACATCTAGACTCATTATTATTCTCCTTCCTTCACAATATAATCAACAAAGAGGTGCGGTGTCATAACATTATCAACATGAATTGTTCCAGGTTCCACAATTTCTTTAGCTCCAACCATAACTAACTCTGCAGCAGTAGCCATAACCTTGTTAAAATTTTGAGTCGTATATCTATATACAATGTTTCCTTTTTTGTCTACAATAGATCCACCTATGAGAGCCACATCTGCTTTCAATGCCTCTTCGAGAAGATATTTTTCTCCCTGAATTTCCAGAATCTTTTTCCCCTCTTCTACAATAGTACCTAAACCAGTGGGAGTGAGAACTCCTCCGAGACCTGCTCCGCCAGATCTGATCTGTTCCACAAGTGTTCCCTGAGGAACTAATACCACTTCCATTTTTCCTTCATTCATTAGTTCTCCGGCCATTGGGTTTAGTCCGATATGAGATGCGATAAGTTTTTTTACCTGTCCGTTGGATATTAATTTCCCTACTCCCTTGTCTGGATAACCAGCATCATTACAGATTATGGTCAAATCCTTTGCCCCGCATTCTACTATAGCATCAATAAGAGTTTCCGGTGTTCCTTGTACCATAAATCCTCCGACCATTATACTCATACCGTCTTTAATATGACTTATGGCTTCTTTAGCTAAAACTACTTTTGACATTTTTTCTCCTTTCTGTTTCCCTGTTATAATTTTTTTATTAAATATCACCCGTTGTGCAAGTACTTGCTTGCATCATGGTCAAAAAAAATGTTCTGAAAATTTAGTTATGAACAATTTTTCACTTTGCAAGCAAACACTTGCAAAGATCTTAAAAAAATATCTCTCTCGAGAAACGTATATTTGATAATAGAGTATATTACAACTTTTTATTCTCTGTCAAGTAAAGACATAATTTTTTTTATTTTTTTGTAATTGAGAAATTCTATTTATATATTAATAAAAATTTTACTAAACTTGTGAAAAAATATTTTTTAAGTAAACCTTATGGTATAACTTACAAAATCCAGACTAAATGTATAATAGCTTATTTTTATGATAAATAGTCTATTTGTCGCAATATAATATATTTATAAATAGATTAAAAATTAAGCAACGTACATTTTAATAATTTTTTCCACTTCTTCCTCGAGAATATCTTTTACATTTAAATTCTCCAGTATTTCTTTGTTGAAGATCTTAAAAGTGAATATTCCCATCACAATAGAAATAATAGATACGGCAACTATCTCAGGATTACCTGTAAATTCTCCTTTTTCTTTTTTTTCAGTGAGATAATCTCTAAAATAATTTTTATACTTAAGTGAATTGGTAAATTTAGCGGATTCTTCGTCTATTTGCTTTATCTGAAGTTTGTAAAAAAGCTGGTTATTGAGTAAAAAATTATAAAAATCCACTGCAAAGATCAATAAATCCTTTTCAATAATTCCAGTAAGATCATTTTTAAGCTTGTTTATTATATTCCCTTCAACTGAAAAGTTTGTTATAACCTCTTGAAAGAGTTTGCTTTTACTTTCAAATTTTCTGAAAATCGTGACTTCATTCACCCCAGATTCAGTGGCTATTTTTTTAGTAGTAACTCCTGAATAACCATATTTTGAAAAAAGTTCTAAAGAAGTTTTTAAAATTTTATCTTCTATTGTCAACTGCCTTACCGCCCTTCTATAAATTTAAAAATTTAATTTTAACTATTATACTCTAAAAATAGGTTTGTGACAAAATATATTATATTTCCGAATACGGATAGTGATTTTTTTAATTTATTTTTTGTAAATTAAAAAAAAATGTGGTATAACTTATCAAGTAAAATAATTCTCATGTTTATGAATTTATTTATACGGCCGATTAACAAAAAAAATGCATTTTTTTAGTACTTATTTATTTTTTATACATTATGCAAGCAAATACTTGCTTGCTAAAAATCAGTCGGAAATTTCCATAAACACAGAGTTATTAAATTAAAATTTAAAATAGCACAAGGGGGTTAACAATGAAAAAAATTTTTAACAAAATGACAAAATTTTCTGTAGGAATAATGCAAAAATATCTTCCAGATCCATTTATATTTGCTATAATTTTGACCTTTATAGTATTTGTTATGGCATTATTTGTTACTCAATCTTCACCGTTAGCGATTATCGAAGCATGGAGCAAGGGTTTATGGAGTTTACTGTCTTTTTCAATGCAGATGGCGCTGGTACTTGTGACAGGAACTATTTTGGCAACAGCACCTGCTTTTAAAAAAATATTAGGTAAGATAGCCTCTATTCCAAAAAATAAAATTCAAGCTATAGTTGTTGTAAATTTCATTTCTTTGATAGCTTGTTTTATAAACTGGGGATTCGGATTGGTTATAGGAGCAATTCTTGCAAAAGAGGTTGTTAAAAAAATTAAAACAGTAGATTATCCTCTATTGATAGCCGCTGCTTATTCTGGTTTCGTAGTTTGGCATGCTGGATTATCTGGTTCAATTCCACTAAAGCTGGCTTCAGGTGGTAATCTCCTTGCTCAAACTGGAGGAGCCCTTTCAGAGGCGGTCCCTACAAATATGACAATATTCTCAACAATGAACATAGTCATATTTGCGATAATACTATTTACAGTACCTTTTCTGCTAGGTTCAATGAATCCCAATGAAAAAGATACTAAATTAGTTTCATTAGACCTTTTAAATGATGAGAGTTCACAAGCAAAAGTGGATATAAAGGCAATTACACCAGCTCAAAAGCTAGAAAATTCTGTCGCCATAAACTATGTTTTAGGAGCTATGGGTTATGTATATATATTCTCATATTTTATAAAAAATGGTTTCAGTCTTAACTTAAACATTGTTAATTACATATTTTTGTTTACTGCTATTATTTTGCACGGGACACCTATAAATGTTGTTAATGCTGTAAATTCTGCCGCTAAGAGTACAGGTGGAATAATCCTACAATTTCCTTTTTATGGTGGTATAATGGGAATTATGACCTTCGTAGGTCCAAATGGTACTTCTATAGCCGCAGCTATGTCAAATTTCTTTGTAAATATATCAACTCAAACGACCTTTCCTGTTTTCACTTTCTTCAGTGCAGGTCTTGTTAACTTCTTTGTTCCCAGTGGAGGAGGACAATGGGCTGTTCAGGCACCTATAATGATGCCTGCAGGTGCACAGCTAGGTGTTAGTGCAGCTAAAACAGGGATGGCAATAGCTTGGGGAGATGCTTGGACAAACATGATCCAGCCATTCTGGGCATTACCTGCATTAGGTATAGCAGGTTTAGGAGCAAAAGATATTATGGGATATTGCTTGATGGTTCTATTCTATACCGGAGTAGTAATATCTTTAGGTCTTGCTTTTTTATAATATTTTTAAAAGCAAGTTTAATTCTAAAATTGTGTAGATATCAAAGCTATTAGACTACCTAAGATCTATTCTTTTTTATTCAATAAATAAACAGGCTTTCGGAAATAAATTTTCCGAAAGCCTGTTTATTGTTTAGTTTACAATTATGCAAAATTTTGGTTTTAGTCTCTTTTTAAAGTCTATCCAATTTCTTTTTTAGATCGATAAACTCAAATCTTAGCCTGGTCCTATTTACCTGGGGATAGCATTCTAAAATCCTTTTAGGCTATCTACAGAGATTGTTAGGAAGTTATTTTCCCAGTGATAATCAGAATTTTAGAGATTTCATTTTTCTCTAAATTTAATTTATTTAAAGTTTCATTTCGTTTTTATTTGTTGTTTTTCTCTTCTCTCATAAGCTTCTTGCATTACT carries:
- a CDS encoding MaoC family dehydratase, whose protein sequence is MKYSELKLGMKSSITKTITETDVILYSGVSLDTNPAHLNEEYAKTTMFKKRIAHGMLTAGLISAVLGTRLPGEGSIYMGQELKFKAPVYMGDTITAEVEIIELIDEKNQIILKTVCTNQDGKVVIDGTARIMKK
- the fabG gene encoding 3-oxoacyl-ACP reductase FabG, producing MRLEDKVCIVTGGAKGIGFEMAKLFASEGAKVIAADMSDLDYSLENVEGYKLNVANPTQCEELFKYASEKYGKIDVLVNNAGITRDALTHKITDDMWNIVIDVNLKGVFNLTKHVGPYMMKQGNGSIINISSVVGEYGNIGQANYSATKAGVIGLAKTWAKEFARKGAAVRANAIAPGYVMTDILKTVPQPLLDDFAKLTMLGRLGQPEEIAKAALFLASDDSSYVTGHVLSVNGGMRL
- a CDS encoding acetyl-CoA C-acetyltransferase; its protein translation is MRKVYVISAKRTPVGTFLGGLSSVSPAELGGTVIRNIVEETGIDPKNLDEVVIGNVLPAGHGQGIGRQAAVAGGVPYEVPAYSLNIICGSGMKSVISAYSNIKSGEANLIIAGGTESMSQAGFVLPAAVRGGHKMADIKMIDHMIKDALTDSFNDYHMGITAENIVEKYGLTRDAQDKFAMESQKRAIAAVDSGRFKGEIVPVEVKSRKGSVVVDQDEHPNRKTTPEILAKLRPAFKKDGSVTAGNASGLNDGASMLLLASEEAVEKYNLKPIAEIISTGQGGVDPSIMGMGPVPAINNALGKLDMKLEDIELLELNEAFAAQSLGVMTELSKQHGVSLEWFSERTNVNGGAIAIGHPVGASGNRITTTLIHEMIKRDVKTGLASLCIGGGMGTALIIKRV
- a CDS encoding 3-oxoacid CoA-transferase subunit B; the encoded protein is MSLDVKGRIAKRVAQELSSGDVVNLGIGLPTLVGNYIEDDVEVIFQSENGLIGLGPEPDESNIDLDLTNAGGEPVTIFEHGATFDSATSFGIIRGGHVDVTVLGSLQVDEEGNLANWIIPGKKVPGMGGAMDLVVGAKKVIIAMTHTARGKAKILKKCTLPFTAVKQVNMIITELGVMEVTSEGLLLKEIAPDTTVKEIQDLTEAKLIVNNDLKTMNF
- a CDS encoding CoA transferase subunit A, with amino-acid sequence MSKVVLAKEAISHIKDGMSIMVGGFMVQGTPETLIDAIVECGAKDLTIICNDAGYPDKGVGKLISNGQVKKLIASHIGLNPMAGELMNEGKMEVVLVPQGTLVEQIRSGGAGLGGVLTPTGLGTIVEEGKKILEIQGEKYLLEEALKADVALIGGSIVDKKGNIVYRYTTQNFNKVMATAAELVMVGAKEIVEPGTIHVDNVMTPHLFVDYIVKEGE
- a CDS encoding helix-turn-helix domain-containing protein produces the protein MTIEDKILKTSLELFSKYGYSGVTTKKIATESGVNEVTIFRKFESKSKLFQEVITNFSVEGNIINKLKNDLTGIIEKDLLIFAVDFYNFLLNNQLFYKLQIKQIDEESAKFTNSLKYKNYFRDYLTEKKEKGEFTGNPEIVAVSIISIVMGIFTFKIFNKEILENLNVKDILEEEVEKIIKMYVA
- a CDS encoding short-chain fatty acid transporter — its product is MKKIFNKMTKFSVGIMQKYLPDPFIFAIILTFIVFVMALFVTQSSPLAIIEAWSKGLWSLLSFSMQMALVLVTGTILATAPAFKKILGKIASIPKNKIQAIVVVNFISLIACFINWGFGLVIGAILAKEVVKKIKTVDYPLLIAAAYSGFVVWHAGLSGSIPLKLASGGNLLAQTGGALSEAVPTNMTIFSTMNIVIFAIILFTVPFLLGSMNPNEKDTKLVSLDLLNDESSQAKVDIKAITPAQKLENSVAINYVLGAMGYVYIFSYFIKNGFSLNLNIVNYIFLFTAIILHGTPINVVNAVNSAAKSTGGIILQFPFYGGIMGIMTFVGPNGTSIAAAMSNFFVNISTQTTFPVFTFFSAGLVNFFVPSGGGQWAVQAPIMMPAGAQLGVSAAKTGMAIAWGDAWTNMIQPFWALPALGIAGLGAKDIMGYCLMVLFYTGVVISLGLAFL